In the Trueperaceae bacterium genome, one interval contains:
- a CDS encoding response regulator transcription factor — translation MPRFDPGPSHEPRGKGPSGQGQTTVLVVDDHELFLEGLALLVGTVPSCRVVGVAHDGAQAVAMARELRPQVVLMDARLPGLSGAEATARIVADRPGTAVVIVSMFADDDSVFRALRAGARGYVLKGASKAELGRAIEAAANGEAFFGHAVVERFRHFFAAFPGAGFAVPFPELTPREREVLTLVARDLHNLEIARLLRVTPKTVRNHVSNILGKLEVTSRNDAARKARAAGMGE, via the coding sequence ATGCCGAGGTTCGATCCCGGCCCGTCCCACGAGCCGCGGGGCAAGGGACCCTCCGGCCAGGGACAGACGACGGTGCTCGTCGTGGACGACCACGAACTGTTCCTGGAAGGCTTGGCGCTGCTGGTCGGCACCGTACCGAGCTGCCGGGTCGTCGGCGTGGCGCACGACGGCGCCCAGGCGGTGGCGATGGCGCGCGAGTTGCGCCCGCAGGTCGTCCTCATGGACGCCCGCCTGCCCGGACTCAGCGGCGCCGAGGCGACCGCACGCATCGTCGCCGATAGGCCAGGCACCGCGGTGGTCATCGTCAGCATGTTCGCGGACGACGACTCCGTCTTCCGTGCGCTGCGCGCCGGCGCCAGGGGCTACGTCCTCAAGGGCGCCAGCAAGGCCGAGCTGGGTCGCGCCATCGAGGCGGCGGCCAACGGCGAGGCGTTCTTCGGCCACGCCGTCGTGGAACGGTTCCGGCACTTCTTCGCGGCCTTCCCGGGCGCGGGGTTCGCCGTCCCCTTCCCGGAACTGACGCCCCGCGAACGGGAGGTGCTCACGCTCGTCGCCCGCGACCTCCACAACCTGGAGATCGCGCGGCTCCTTCGGGTCACGCCCAAGACGGTCCGCAACCACGTGTCGAACATCCTCGGCAAGCTCGAG